One window of the Triticum dicoccoides isolate Atlit2015 ecotype Zavitan chromosome 3B, WEW_v2.0, whole genome shotgun sequence genome contains the following:
- the LOC119280514 gene encoding xyloglucan galactosyltransferase KATAMARI1 homolog, with protein sequence MKPFSRSLQRDLDAAAVDDDGDGKQYSAEDGGGKQNPERGARRPSRLFYLALLYVVFWGLVFYHHFSTSMQQSVSAAVAAPAVLQLKPAAFFSVPRIFRRDPCAGRYVYMYDLPPRFNADLVRQCRRISGSTDVCKDVANDGFGPQITGGGESGSLPESGAYDTDQYMLGLIFHARMRRHECLTADPAAAAVVYVPFYAGLDSAMHLGSKDLAARDALSRDVVDWLLQRPEWRAMGGRDHFLVSGRGTWDFIVSPDAVGWGNALMTFPAILNATFLTTEASPWHGNDFAVPFPSHFHPSSAAEVAGWQDRMYQMDRPFLWGFAGGPRGGSQRTVRAQIMEQCGRSSRCALLGVPAPGHYAPGRAMRLLESAEFCVQPRGDGYTRKSTFDTILAGCIPVFFHPVSAYLQYIWHLPRDHRSYSVFIPHGDVVERNASIEEVLSRIPPAKVARMRERVIRLIPTVLYRDPAAKGVTFKDAFDVALERVIDRVAKRRRAAAEGREYVDSVDGKFSWKYDLAQDREKMLAPHEFDPYINT encoded by the coding sequence ATGAAGCCCTTCTCGCGGAGCCTGCAGCGAGATCTGGACGCCGCGGCCGTCGACGACGACGGCGATGGCAAGCAGTACTCCGCCGAGGACGGCGGCGGCAAGCAGAACCCCGAGAGGGGCGCACGGCGGCCGTCCCGGCTCTTCTACCTCGCGCTCCTCTACGTCGTCTTCTGGGGGCTGGTATtctaccaccacttctccaccaGCATGCAGCAGTCAGTCAGCGCGGCGGTGGCAGCGCCCGCCGTGCTCCAGCTCAAGCCGGCGGCCTTCTTCTCGGTGCCCCGCATCTTCCGCCGCGACCCGTGCGCCGGCCGCTACGTGTACATGTACGACCTGCCGCCGCGGTTCAACGCCGACCTCGTCCGCCAGTGCCGCCGGATCTCGGGCTCCACCGACGTCTGCAAGGACGTGGCCAACGACGGGTTCGGCCCGCAGATCACGGGCGGCGGTGAGAGCGGGTCGCTGCCGGAGAGCGGGGCCTACGACACCGACCAGTacatgctcggcctcatcttccacgccCGGATGCGGCGGCACGAGTGCctcaccgccgaccccgccgccgccgccgtggtgtACGTCCCGTTCTACGCCGGGCTCGACTCGGCGATGCACCTCGGGAGCAAAGACCTCGCGGCGCGGGACGCGCTGTCGCGGGACGTGGTGGACTGGCTGTTGCAGCGGCCAGAGTGGCGCGCCATGGGCGGCCGCGACCACTTCCTGGTGTCCGGGCGGGGCACGTGGGACTTCATCGTCAGCCCCGACGCCGTCGGCTGGGGCAACGCGCTCATGACCTTCCCGGCCATCCTCAACGCCACGTTCCTCACCACCGAGGCCAGCCCATGGCACGGAAACGACTTCGCCGTGCCGTTCCCGTCGCACTTCCACCCGTCGTCCGCCGCCGAGGTCGCCGGCTGGCAGGACCGCATGTACCAGATGGACCGCCCGTTTCTCTGGGGCTTCGCCGGCGGGCCCCGCGGCGGCAGCCAGCGCACGGTGCGCGCCCAGATCATGGAGCAGTGCGGCAGGTCGAGCCGGTGCGCGCTGCTGGGCGTGCCGGCGCCGGGGCACTACGCGCCGGGCCGCGCCATGCGGCTGCTGGAGAGCGCCGAGTTCTGCGTGCAGCCGCGCGGCGATGGGTACACGCGCAAGTCCACCTTCGACACCATCCTCGCCGGCTGCATCCCGGTCTTCTTCCACCCGGTCTCCGCCTACCTCCAGTACATCTGGCACCTGCCGAGGGACCACCGGAGCTACTCGGTGTTCATCCCGCACGGCGACGTGGTGGAGCGGAACGCCAGCATCGAGGAGGTGCTGAGCAGGATACCGCCGGCGAAGGTGGCGCGGATGCGGGAGCGGGTCATCCGGCTCATCCCCACCGTGCTGTACCGGGACCCGGCGGCCAAGGGCGTGACGTTCAAGGACGCGTTCGACGTCGCCCTCGAGCGCGTCATCGACCGGGTGGCGAAGCGCCGGCGCGCCGCCGCCGAGGGACGGGAGTACGTGGACAGCGTCGACGGGAAATTTAGCTGGAAGTACGACCTGGCACAAGATAGGGAGAAAATGTTGGCTCCGCACGAGTTCGATCCATATATCAACACGTAA
- the LOC119274417 gene encoding fructose-bisphosphate aldolase 3, chloroplastic-like isoform X2: MAMVTAKLSSPAAARLAPSAGSARRASRVRVRASGGSYADELVSTAKTVASPGRGILAIDESSATCGKRLASIGLDNTEVNRQAYRQLLLTTAGLGEYISGAILFEETLYQSTTDGKTFVDVLKDQNIMPGIKVDKGLVPLPGSNNESWCQGLDGLASRCAEYYKQGARFAKWRTVVSIPCGPTALAVKEAAWGLARYAAIAQDNGLVPIVEPEILLDGDHGIERTLEVAEKVWSEVFFYLAENNVLFEGILLKPSMVTPGAEHKEKASPEAIAKNTLTMLRRRVPPAVPGIMSELEATMNLNAMNQSANPWHVSFSYARALQNSVLKTWQGQPENIEAAQKALLVRAKANSLAQLGSYTGEGESDEAKKGMFQKGYTY; encoded by the exons ATGGCGATGGTGACCGCGAAGCTCAGCTCCccggccgccgcccggctcgcGCCCTCCGCCGGGAGCGCCCGCCGCGCCTCGCGCGTCCGCGTCCGCGCCTCCGGCGGCTCCTACGCCGACGAGCTCGTCTCCACCGCG AAAACTGTTGCTTCCCCTGGCCGTGGGATCCTTGCGATCGACGAGTCGAGTGCAACATGTGGAAAGAGATTGGCATCCATTGGTTTGGACAACACCGAAGTTAACCGCCAGGCTTACAGGCAGCTGTTGCTGACCACTGCTGGTCTTGGTGAATATATCTCTGGTGCTATTCTCTTTGAGGAAACTCTCTACCAGTCCACTACAGATGGCAAGACCTTTGTTGATGTCTTGAAGGACCAGAATATCATGCCTGGTATCAAGGTTGACAAG GGTTTGGTTCCATTGCCCGGATCCAACAATGAATCCTGGTGCCAAGGTCTTGATGGTTTGGCCTCAAGGTGTGCTGAGTACTACAAGCAGGGTGCACGCTTCGCAAAGTG GCGGACTGTTGTTAGCATCCCTTGTGGTCCTACTGCATTAGCTGTCAAGGAAGCGGCATGGGGACTTGCTCGCTATGCTGCTATTGCTCAG GACAATGGTTTAGTGCCAATTGTGGAGCCAGAGATCCTCCTCGACGGTGACCATGGCATCGAGAGAACTCTTGAGGTCGCCGAGAAGGTGTGGTCCGAGGTGTTCTTCTACCTGGCCGAAAACAATGTTCTTTTTGAGGGCATCCTGCTGAAGCCCAGCATGGTTACCCCTGGTGCTGAGCACAAGGAGAAGGCTTCTCCAGAAGCCATTGCGAAGAACACCCTCACAATGCTGAGGAGGAGAGTACCGCCCGCTGTCCCTGGAATCATG TCCGAACTGGAGGCGACGATGAACCTGAACGCGATGAACCAGTCCGCCAACCCGTGGCACGTGTCCTTCTCGTACGCCCGGGCCCTCCAGAACTCGGTGCTGAAGACATGGCAGGGGCAGCCCGAGAACATCGAGGCGGCGCAGAAGGCCCTGCTGGTCCGCGCCAAGGCCAACTCGTTGGCGCAGCTCGGCAGCTACACGGGCGAGGGCGAGAGCGACGAGGCCAAGAAGGGCATGTTCCAGAAGGGCTACACCTACTGA
- the LOC119274417 gene encoding fructose-bisphosphate aldolase 3, chloroplastic-like isoform X1 — protein MAMVTAKLSSPAAARLAPSAGSARRASRVRVRASGGSYADELVSTAKTVASPGRGILAIDESSATCGKRLASIGLDNTEVNRQAYRQLLLTTAGLGEYISGAILFEETLYQSTTDGKTFVDVLKDQNIMPGIKVDKGLVPLPGSNNESWCQGLDGLASRCAEYYKQGARFAKWRTVVSIPCGPTALAVKEAAWGLARYAAIAQDNGLVPIVEPEILLDGDHGIERTLEVAEKVWSEVFFYLAENNVLFEGILLKPSMVTPGAEHKEKASPEAIAKNTLTMLRRRVPPAVPGIMFLSGGQSELEATMNLNAMNQSANPWHVSFSYARALQNSVLKTWQGQPENIEAAQKALLVRAKANSLAQLGSYTGEGESDEAKKGMFQKGYTY, from the exons ATGGCGATGGTGACCGCGAAGCTCAGCTCCccggccgccgcccggctcgcGCCCTCCGCCGGGAGCGCCCGCCGCGCCTCGCGCGTCCGCGTCCGCGCCTCCGGCGGCTCCTACGCCGACGAGCTCGTCTCCACCGCG AAAACTGTTGCTTCCCCTGGCCGTGGGATCCTTGCGATCGACGAGTCGAGTGCAACATGTGGAAAGAGATTGGCATCCATTGGTTTGGACAACACCGAAGTTAACCGCCAGGCTTACAGGCAGCTGTTGCTGACCACTGCTGGTCTTGGTGAATATATCTCTGGTGCTATTCTCTTTGAGGAAACTCTCTACCAGTCCACTACAGATGGCAAGACCTTTGTTGATGTCTTGAAGGACCAGAATATCATGCCTGGTATCAAGGTTGACAAG GGTTTGGTTCCATTGCCCGGATCCAACAATGAATCCTGGTGCCAAGGTCTTGATGGTTTGGCCTCAAGGTGTGCTGAGTACTACAAGCAGGGTGCACGCTTCGCAAAGTG GCGGACTGTTGTTAGCATCCCTTGTGGTCCTACTGCATTAGCTGTCAAGGAAGCGGCATGGGGACTTGCTCGCTATGCTGCTATTGCTCAG GACAATGGTTTAGTGCCAATTGTGGAGCCAGAGATCCTCCTCGACGGTGACCATGGCATCGAGAGAACTCTTGAGGTCGCCGAGAAGGTGTGGTCCGAGGTGTTCTTCTACCTGGCCGAAAACAATGTTCTTTTTGAGGGCATCCTGCTGAAGCCCAGCATGGTTACCCCTGGTGCTGAGCACAAGGAGAAGGCTTCTCCAGAAGCCATTGCGAAGAACACCCTCACAATGCTGAGGAGGAGAGTACCGCCCGCTGTCCCTGGAATCATG TTCCTTTCTGGCGGGCAGTCCGAACTGGAGGCGACGATGAACCTGAACGCGATGAACCAGTCCGCCAACCCGTGGCACGTGTCCTTCTCGTACGCCCGGGCCCTCCAGAACTCGGTGCTGAAGACATGGCAGGGGCAGCCCGAGAACATCGAGGCGGCGCAGAAGGCCCTGCTGGTCCGCGCCAAGGCCAACTCGTTGGCGCAGCTCGGCAGCTACACGGGCGAGGGCGAGAGCGACGAGGCCAAGAAGGGCATGTTCCAGAAGGGCTACACCTACTGA